From Leishmania infantum JPCM5 genome chromosome 15, a single genomic window includes:
- a CDS encoding putative actin-like protein, translated as MNIPLNTVKVLRNVPLPDEASVLHTNAAVLDMGSHTTRLGFAGDTVPRMRQRTCVVKGKATFSDACDVLDHVDDPAAATTVLENGVIVDWEGYEELLSRVARILDLENVENSTPLLVTEKALVPTHQRQKIAEVLFETHHVVATSFALSPVLSLYASGLGTGLAVELGHDQSHVAPVFQGLSLFHATHCLDVGGADLTRHFTSLMSGVATTHVSVLGSMTPTQRESMWEYIKERHCTVAEDAQAFSEISRVGIGMGSPSSGSPPGSPHGEEDRYREECVLPDGTALPISGAARFIPGECYFQPSLSPALQQLRDQSTVVDEVLLRTTQTPVSIPELVVDAMQRCDHDLLPTFASHIVVSGGASLLRGLTQRVESDVQTCLASTGGIHSVGSARVYADVERRDAAFVGGSIWASLPAAQALWVTKADYNEVGSMAVVRSCF; from the coding sequence ATGAACATACCCCTCAACACGGTCAAGGTGCTGCGCAATGTGCCTCTTCCTGATGAGGCGAGCGTGCTCCACACGAACGCCGCGGTGCTGGACATGGGCAGTCACACGACGCGGCTCGGGTTTGCAGGGGACACGGTGCCGCGcatgcggcagcgcacaTGCGTCGTGAAGGGCAAAGCAACCTTCTCGGACGCCTGTGATGTGCTGGACCACGTTGATgaccccgccgctgcgacgacggtgcTGGAGAACGGCGTCATTGTAGACTGGGAGGGGTACGAGGAGCTCCTGAGCCGCGTCGCCCGGATACTGGACCTCGAGAACGTAGAGAACAGCACCCCGCTGCTGGTAACGGAGAAGGCGCTCGTGCCTACGCATCAGCGGCAGAAGATCGCCGAGGTCCTCTTCGAGACCCAccacgtcgtcgccaccAGCTTTGCCTTGAGCCCGGTGCTGTCCCTCTACGCGTCCGGGCTGGGCACCGGCTTAGCCGTGGAACTGGGCCACGATCAGAGCCACGTCGCGCCAGTCTTCCAAGGGCTTTCGCTGTTTCACGCAACGCACTGCCTCGACGTTGGCGGCGCGGACCTCACCCGGCACTTCACCTCTCTCATGTCTGGCGTAGCGACCACGCACGTGTCGGTGCTGGGGAGCATGACACCAACACAGCGAGAAAGCATGTGGGAATACATCAAGGAGCGCCACTGCACCGTGGCCGAGGACGCGCAGGCCTTTTCTGAGATCAGCCGTGTCGGCATTGGGATGGGCAGCCCCAGCAGTGGCTCGCCGCCGGGAAGCCCGCACGGCGAAGAGGATCGGTACCGGGAGGAGTGCGTACTGCCCGACGGCACCGCTCTGCccatcagcggcgccgctcggtTCATCCCCGGCGAATGCTACTTCCAGCCATCCCTTTccccggcgctgcagcaactgCGCGACCAGTCCACCGTTGTCGATGAGGTGTTGCTGCGCACGACACAAACGCCAGTGTCTATCCCCGAGCTAGTCGTGGACGCCATGCAGCGCTGCGATCATGACCTGCTGCCCACGTTCGCTTCCCATATCGTCGTTAGCGGCGGTGCCTCGCTGTTGCGCGGACTGACGCAGCGCGTGGAGTCTGACGTGCAAACCTGCCTggccagcaccggcggcatCCACAGCGTCGGTAGCGCACGCGTGTACGCGGATGTCGAGCGGCGCGATGCCGCCTTTGTGGGTGGCTCTATCTGGgcatcgctgccggcggcgcaggcgttGTGGGTGACGAAGGCCGACTACAACGAGGTGGGATCCATGGCtgtggtgcgcagctgcttttAA